A single Arachidicoccus sp. BS20 DNA region contains:
- the lysA gene encoding diaminopimelate decarboxylase, protein MQQLSHEQLCAIAKEYGTPVYIYHTEKIEEQYSKLKNAFKKTDTRFFYACKALTNINILKLMKNLGTDLDCVSINEVKLGLLAGFEPQQIMFTPNSVDFSEVEAGKELGVNINIDNISILERFGNKYGSSYPISIRLNPHIMAGGNYKISTGHVDSKFGISIHQMRHIERIIKTTKLHVRGLHIHTGSEIKDINLFLSALDVMLDLARHFEQLEFIDLGSGFKVPYEETDIETDVKTLGKKVGEAFEKFEKEIGKKLQIWFEPGKYLVSEAGYFVVRANVIKQTTATVFVGVDSGFNHLIRPMFYDAYHRVENITNPKATERIYTVVGNICETDTFAWDRKIAETHEGDLLCFYNAGAYGFEMSSNFNSRLKPAEVLVINNEAKLIRKRDTFEDLLRNQVEVI, encoded by the coding sequence ATGCAACAACTTTCACACGAGCAACTGTGCGCCATCGCAAAAGAATATGGCACACCTGTTTATATTTATCATACAGAAAAAATTGAAGAGCAATACAGCAAGCTGAAAAATGCTTTTAAGAAAACCGATACACGTTTCTTTTATGCGTGTAAAGCCTTGACCAATATCAATATTCTCAAGCTGATGAAAAACCTGGGAACGGATTTGGATTGTGTCAGCATCAACGAAGTGAAACTCGGATTGCTCGCAGGCTTCGAGCCGCAGCAAATCATGTTCACACCCAACAGCGTGGATTTTTCCGAAGTGGAAGCAGGCAAAGAATTGGGCGTAAATATCAACATTGATAATATTTCTATTTTAGAAAGATTCGGCAATAAATACGGAAGCTCCTATCCTATCAGTATTCGCTTGAATCCGCACATTATGGCGGGCGGAAATTATAAAATTTCCACCGGTCATGTTGATAGCAAATTCGGCATTTCCATTCATCAGATGCGGCATATTGAACGCATTATTAAAACCACAAAATTGCACGTGCGCGGTTTGCACATTCATACGGGAAGCGAAATAAAAGACATTAATCTTTTCCTGTCCGCGCTTGATGTAATGCTTGATTTGGCGCGGCATTTCGAGCAACTGGAATTTATCGATTTAGGCAGCGGCTTCAAAGTTCCTTATGAAGAAACGGACATCGAAACCGATGTAAAAACGCTTGGTAAAAAGGTAGGCGAAGCATTTGAAAAATTTGAGAAAGAGATTGGCAAAAAGTTACAAATTTGGTTTGAACCGGGAAAATATCTGGTAAGTGAAGCTGGTTACTTTGTGGTGCGTGCAAATGTGATTAAACAAACAACAGCAACAGTTTTCGTGGGCGTTGATTCGGGCTTTAATCATTTGATTCGCCCAATGTTTTACGATGCCTACCATCGCGTGGAAAATATTACCAATCCCAAAGCGACCGAGAGAATTTACACGGTTGTGGGCAATATTTGTGAAACAGATACTTTTGCTTGGGACAGAAAAATTGCAGAAACGCACGAGGGCGATTTATTGTGTTTTTACAATGCCGGCGCTTACGGTTTTGAGATGAGCAGCAACTTTAATTCGCGCCTCAAACCTGCGGAAGTTCTGGTTATCAACAACGAAGCGAAACTGATTAGAAAGCGCGATACATTTGAAGATTTGTTGAGGAATCAGGTGGAAGTAATTTAA
- a CDS encoding porin family protein, producing the protein MKKIFLSVAAIFVFAAFAQAQSFELGLKAGGTFGKIDGQSFKDGYKFGIHAGAFAYIGGDIVGIQPEVLFNQTGTTTTEQDNTDAGDVLNQAKKGHLNYLSIPVLLSVKPVKILSLQAGPQFGILMNKNNSLVQNGKDAFKGGDVAIALGAQLNLNKLKVYGRYNIGVSNVSDVANSDKWKNQQFQVGVGVVIL; encoded by the coding sequence ATGAAAAAAATCTTTTTATCAGTCGCGGCAATATTCGTGTTTGCTGCATTTGCGCAGGCTCAGTCCTTTGAATTAGGTCTAAAAGCCGGCGGAACTTTTGGGAAAATTGACGGACAGTCTTTTAAAGACGGCTACAAATTCGGCATTCACGCCGGCGCTTTTGCTTACATTGGCGGCGATATAGTGGGTATTCAGCCGGAAGTTTTATTTAACCAAACAGGAACTACAACTACGGAACAGGACAACACAGATGCCGGCGATGTTTTAAACCAGGCAAAAAAAGGACATCTGAATTATTTAAGTATTCCGGTTTTATTAAGCGTTAAACCGGTTAAGATATTGAGTTTGCAGGCAGGTCCGCAATTTGGTATTTTGATGAACAAAAACAACAGCCTTGTACAAAACGGAAAGGATGCTTTCAAAGGCGGCGATGTAGCTATCGCACTCGGCGCACAACTCAATCTCAACAAGCTTAAAGTTTACGGCAGATACAACATCGGCGTGTCTAACGTAAGCGATGTTGCTAATTCCGATAAATGGAAAAACCAGCAATTTCAGGTTGGTGTCGGAGTCGTGATTTTATAA
- a CDS encoding GNAT family N-acetyltransferase: MDEKIIIRNAEIHDLPYILAIMNDAVLNTTAIYDYYERDMKYVENWFVDMQKKAMPVLACEINGVCVGYGCYSIFRPKDGYRFCVEHSVYVDENFRGKKVGTKLLEALIEKAKEEKYHTMIAGIDAENLSSIAFHRKYGFAEVGYLKEVGYKFDRWLDLVFMEKVL; this comes from the coding sequence ATGGATGAAAAGATTATAATACGAAACGCCGAAATACATGATTTGCCGTATATTCTCGCAATCATGAACGATGCAGTTTTGAACACAACGGCTATTTATGATTATTATGAAAGAGATATGAAATATGTAGAAAACTGGTTCGTGGATATGCAGAAAAAAGCTATGCCGGTTTTAGCCTGTGAAATAAACGGCGTTTGCGTGGGTTATGGTTGTTATTCCATTTTTCGACCAAAAGACGGTTATCGTTTTTGTGTGGAACATTCGGTTTATGTGGACGAAAATTTTCGCGGGAAAAAAGTAGGAACGAAACTTTTAGAAGCACTTATAGAGAAAGCAAAGGAAGAAAAATATCATACTATGATTGCGGGAATAGATGCCGAAAACCTTTCCAGCATTGCATTTCACAGGAAATACGGCTTTGCCGAAGTCGGATATCTTAAAGAAGTCGGATATAAATTTGACCGTTGGCTGGATTTGGTCTTTATGGAAAAAGTTTTATGA
- a CDS encoding MgtC/SapB family protein, with protein MEEHFLHFNVGDIALKMAVAVGIGMLIGLERNWSHKEAGIRTFSIVSLIGMLSAQINESIVVAGLIGILLLVLLSNIRSFLAERNTEITTSAAMIACYICGVLIGLGHIFTPVAATIIITMLLAWKTELSRFAGGLETSEIRSAIIMGLIGFVIYPLLPNRYIDPWQLFNPCDAWISIIAIAGIGFLNYIFLKVFSSKGLYLGAVFGGLINSTATIAEMTTRVKEAGTPSRITMLSSIINISMFTRNMVLAAIFVPLSLTATLLPLLAMSCMAALWIWRDYHASKKFEETEVVIKLTSPISGKKIVSFGLLFILIQVGGTLITRALGGSGMIVTGFFGGLVSSASTTAAAATMAMHGQISASIAGSTAIISSMSSAMIDFPIVWKNIKDKKLVKSFTLKLTSVLIIGVTAVTLDHVFNISEYLIKMLH; from the coding sequence TTGGAAGAACATTTTTTACATTTTAATGTAGGGGATATTGCTTTAAAAATGGCCGTTGCTGTTGGTATAGGAATGCTGATAGGGTTAGAAAGAAATTGGTCACATAAAGAAGCAGGCATTCGTACTTTTTCTATTGTATCCTTAATAGGTATGCTTTCGGCTCAAATTAATGAGTCTATCGTTGTTGCCGGCTTAATTGGCATACTACTGTTAGTGCTATTGTCCAACATAAGAAGTTTTCTTGCGGAACGCAATACAGAAATCACAACTTCAGCAGCCATGATAGCCTGCTATATTTGTGGTGTATTAATCGGTTTAGGACACATTTTTACACCTGTTGCCGCCACTATTATTATTACCATGCTGTTGGCTTGGAAAACAGAACTAAGTAGGTTTGCGGGGGGGTTGGAAACGTCTGAAATCAGAAGTGCAATTATCATGGGACTTATAGGCTTTGTGATATACCCTTTACTTCCCAACCGCTATATTGACCCATGGCAATTGTTTAATCCGTGTGATGCATGGATTAGCATAATAGCTATTGCAGGCATTGGTTTTTTAAATTATATTTTCTTAAAAGTCTTCAGCTCGAAAGGATTATACTTAGGCGCAGTATTCGGCGGACTTATTAACAGCACGGCTACGATTGCTGAAATGACTACTCGTGTTAAGGAAGCCGGCACACCTTCACGCATCACAATGTTGTCAAGCATTATAAATATTTCCATGTTTACAAGAAATATGGTACTGGCTGCCATATTTGTACCACTGTCGCTTACAGCCACATTGCTTCCGTTATTGGCAATGTCATGTATGGCAGCTCTCTGGATTTGGAGAGACTATCACGCATCAAAGAAATTTGAAGAAACTGAAGTTGTTATAAAACTGACATCTCCCATATCCGGCAAAAAAATCGTTTCCTTCGGTCTTTTATTCATACTGATACAAGTGGGAGGAACACTCATTACACGGGCATTAGGCGGCTCAGGCATGATTGTTACCGGTTTTTTCGGCGGCTTGGTAAGTAGTGCAAGCACTACTGCTGCGGCGGCAACGATGGCAATGCATGGACAGATATCTGCCAGCATTGCAGGTAGTACGGCAATTATATCATCCATGTCCAGTGCAATGATTGATTTTCCGATAGTATGGAAAAACATAAAAGATAAAAAACTTGTAAAATCATTTACATTAAAATTAACCAGCGTGCTTATTATAGGTGTTACCGCCGTAACATTGGACCATGTATTTAATATATCGGAATATTTAATAAAGATGCTTCACTAA
- the pepE gene encoding dipeptidase PepE, with amino-acid sequence MNIILASTSTIYGSGYLEYLKKEIIELYKEIDEIIFIPYARPGGISHDEYTAKAQSFFETINIRAKGLHEFDNPIEAIKNAQGFFTGGGNTFVLVKQLHENNLMQVLKEEVLKGKSYLGCSAGSNIGGINMQTTNDMPIVYPSSFETMGLVPFNINPHFTDADAQSKHMGETRETRIKEFLSFNNIPVVGLREGSWIRIIDKRISLEGNLSAKIFKKDEEPYELRHNNEILF; translated from the coding sequence ATGAATATCATTCTTGCAAGCACATCTACCATTTACGGAAGCGGTTATCTCGAATATCTGAAAAAAGAAATCATTGAATTATACAAAGAAATTGATGAAATTATTTTCATTCCGTATGCACGTCCGGGCGGCATTTCGCATGATGAATACACGGCAAAAGCACAATCTTTTTTTGAAACAATAAACATCCGTGCAAAAGGTTTGCATGAGTTTGATAATCCCATCGAAGCTATTAAGAATGCACAAGGGTTTTTCACTGGCGGCGGCAATACATTTGTTCTGGTAAAGCAATTGCACGAAAATAATCTGATGCAAGTTTTGAAAGAGGAAGTGCTGAAAGGAAAGTCCTACTTGGGTTGCAGCGCGGGTTCCAATATCGGCGGCATCAATATGCAAACGACAAATGATATGCCGATTGTTTATCCGTCCTCGTTTGAAACAATGGGCTTAGTCCCGTTTAATATCAATCCGCATTTTACAGATGCCGATGCACAATCAAAGCACATGGGCGAAACAAGAGAAACGCGCATCAAAGAATTTTTATCTTTCAACAATATTCCTGTCGTAGGCTTGCGCGAAGGAAGCTGGATAAGAATAATTGATAAAAGAATTTCTTTGGAAGGAAATTTATCGGCAAAGATTTTTAAAAAAGATGAAGAGCCGTATGAATTGCGACATAACAATGAAATCTTATTTTAG
- a CDS encoding NTF2-like N-terminal transpeptidase domain-containing protein, translated as MKRAILGFFVFLSVVTIFSCKQASTPSSVAEKFAKAMNTQDFTSAKSAVTAESEGFFSQIEGTIKNGQLPDSIQAFLKQETVKASNEKKINDSTYSVDITLTFPHEIMGTKVQTQTFILKKEKGEWKIDLQATMQKAMEEMGPQQDSVQMPSDDTLPPLPTAPDSSEK; from the coding sequence ATGAAACGAGCAATCTTAGGCTTTTTTGTATTCCTTTCAGTTGTTACAATTTTCTCGTGCAAGCAAGCCTCTACTCCGTCAAGCGTTGCAGAAAAATTTGCCAAAGCGATGAATACACAAGACTTTACATCTGCCAAAAGCGCAGTTACAGCAGAGAGTGAAGGCTTTTTCAGCCAGATTGAAGGTACCATAAAGAACGGTCAGCTGCCGGATTCCATTCAAGCCTTTTTGAAACAGGAAACCGTAAAGGCGTCAAATGAAAAGAAAATTAATGACTCAACGTACAGCGTGGATATTACATTAACTTTCCCGCATGAAATAATGGGAACGAAAGTGCAAACGCAAACCTTCATTCTGAAAAAAGAAAAAGGAGAATGGAAAATTGACCTTCAGGCAACGATGCAAAAAGCAATGGAAGAAATGGGTCCACAGCAAGATTCAGTGCAAATGCCATCCGATGATACACTTCCGCCATTGCCTACTGCACCGGATAGCTCTGAAAAATAA
- a CDS encoding PhoH family protein: protein MTDTIIELNTLNPIEFFGVNNAKLNLLKKRFPLLKILSRGTQIKLSGAPEYVEEAKEKINLMLQYMERSGDLSDSYFEEILGSIDEGKVDNFLEKHPNDVLVFGPNGKTIRARTANQKAMVASADKNDIVFAIGPAGTGKTYTAVAIAVRALKNKLVKKIILTRPAVEAGESLGFLPGDLKEKIDPYLRPLYDALDDMIPADKLGYYMSTRTIEIAPLAYMRGRTLDNAFIILDESQNANDLQLKMFLTRIGANAKAIITGDPTQIDLPKNQRSGLWKAVSILKNIDGIGHIELNEEDVVRHRLVKQIIKAYNKADEITEEEHRFYTHKKSEKESTL from the coding sequence TTGACAGACACTATTATCGAACTAAACACGCTCAACCCAATTGAATTCTTCGGAGTAAACAATGCCAAACTGAATCTTCTCAAGAAACGCTTTCCATTACTTAAAATTCTTTCCCGCGGTACGCAAATAAAACTGAGCGGCGCACCCGAATATGTAGAAGAAGCCAAAGAAAAAATCAACCTGATGCTTCAGTACATGGAACGCAGCGGCGACCTTAGCGACAGCTATTTTGAGGAAATTCTCGGGAGCATTGATGAAGGAAAAGTGGATAATTTTCTTGAAAAACATCCGAATGATGTACTCGTGTTTGGACCAAACGGAAAAACTATTCGTGCGCGTACAGCCAACCAGAAAGCAATGGTTGCTTCTGCCGATAAAAATGATATTGTTTTTGCCATCGGTCCGGCAGGAACCGGTAAAACTTATACGGCTGTTGCCATTGCTGTGCGGGCATTGAAAAACAAACTGGTCAAGAAAATTATTCTTACGCGCCCGGCGGTAGAAGCAGGCGAAAGTCTTGGCTTTTTGCCCGGCGATTTGAAAGAAAAAATCGACCCGTATCTGCGTCCTTTATACGATGCGCTGGATGATATGATTCCTGCGGACAAGCTCGGTTATTATATGAGTACGCGCACCATTGAAATTGCGCCGCTTGCTTATATGCGTGGACGCACGCTGGACAATGCTTTCATCATTCTGGATGAATCGCAGAACGCCAATGATTTACAATTGAAAATGTTTTTGACACGAATTGGTGCAAATGCGAAAGCTATTATCACAGGCGACCCTACGCAAATCGATTTGCCCAAAAACCAGCGGAGCGGCTTGTGGAAAGCGGTTTCTATTTTGAAAAATATCGACGGCATCGGACACATCGAACTGAATGAAGAAGATGTGGTAAGGCATCGTTTGGTAAAACAAATTATCAAAGCGTACAACAAAGCCGACGAAATTACTGAAGAAGAACATCGCTTTTACACGCACAAAAAATCGGAAAAAGAAAGTACGCTCTAA
- a CDS encoding Tex family protein, with translation MIEFAQVIAQKLNIRPAQAEAVLNLLAEGSTIPFIARYRKDKTGALDEVQIQQIQDEAKFLKEFTERKAFIEKTIEEQGKMTEALQEKINNVTTLAELEDIYLPYKPKRKTKAQTAKENGLEPLSALLLEQTNIDVNTEAEKYFNEKITTVEQALQGARDIIAETINEDALVRAKMRKLFEDEATLQSSVIAEKETEGAKYKDYFDFSELVSKVPSHRVLAVLRGFMEGVLRMSISPEEEFALQKIEELYVKNSLNGSVEQVKKAIKESYRRLLQPSLETEFRAQLKQNADEEAINVFAENLRQLLLSSPLGSKRILAIDPGYRTGCKVVVLDEKGELQTTDLIFVHEKNHRIVDAENTIKKLVQQYQTEVFAIGDGTAGRETEQFIKSLQLNLPVFLVNEDGASVYSASETAREEFPDYDVTVRGSVSIGRRLMDPLAELVKIDPKSIGVGQYQHDVNQFRLKEKLDQTVVSCVNAVGVNLNTASKHLLSYVSGIGPSLAENIIKQRSELGRFETREQLLKVPRLGGKAFEQCAGFLRIKNGTNPLDESAVHPEAYKVVEQMASDLSVDIKALIGNEKLINEIPVKKYVSESFGEHTIKDILNELKKPGLDPRSELEQFEYANIYKIEDVSVGMIVPGIVTNITRFGAFVDIGVKQDGLVHVSEISHQYITDPNEALKLNDKVQVKVLEVDINRKRIALSIKQANENATPQKRGGNHQHKKQAPQQDVSSMNMNDALSLLKKKFGK, from the coding sequence ATGATAGAATTTGCACAAGTAATTGCACAGAAGTTGAACATACGCCCCGCGCAAGCGGAAGCTGTTTTGAATTTGTTGGCGGAAGGCAGCACGATACCGTTTATTGCGCGCTACCGCAAAGACAAAACAGGCGCGCTCGACGAAGTTCAGATACAACAAATACAGGACGAAGCAAAGTTTTTAAAAGAGTTTACCGAGCGTAAAGCATTCATTGAAAAAACGATTGAAGAGCAAGGAAAAATGACGGAAGCCTTGCAGGAAAAAATTAATAATGTAACTACGCTTGCCGAACTTGAAGATATTTATTTGCCATACAAACCGAAGCGAAAAACCAAAGCGCAAACGGCAAAAGAAAACGGGCTGGAACCTTTGTCTGCATTGCTCTTGGAACAAACGAACATTGATGTAAATACAGAAGCGGAAAAATATTTCAATGAAAAAATTACGACTGTAGAACAAGCGTTGCAAGGTGCGCGTGACATTATCGCGGAAACAATAAATGAAGATGCACTGGTGCGTGCAAAAATGCGTAAGCTGTTTGAAGACGAAGCGACTTTGCAGAGTTCGGTAATTGCAGAAAAAGAAACGGAAGGAGCGAAGTACAAAGATTATTTTGATTTTTCCGAGTTGGTTTCCAAAGTGCCGTCGCATCGTGTGTTGGCGGTATTGCGCGGTTTTATGGAAGGAGTTTTGCGCATGAGCATTTCGCCGGAAGAAGAATTTGCTTTGCAAAAAATAGAAGAGTTGTATGTGAAAAATTCTTTGAACGGTTCTGTTGAGCAAGTAAAAAAAGCAATCAAAGAATCATACAGAAGATTGTTGCAGCCGAGTTTGGAAACAGAATTTCGTGCGCAGTTGAAACAAAATGCCGATGAGGAAGCGATTAATGTATTTGCCGAAAACCTTCGCCAGCTCTTGCTTTCATCGCCTTTAGGAAGTAAACGAATTTTGGCAATTGACCCCGGTTATCGTACAGGTTGCAAAGTTGTAGTCTTAGATGAAAAAGGCGAATTGCAAACAACCGATTTGATTTTTGTTCATGAAAAAAATCATAGAATTGTAGACGCGGAAAACACCATTAAAAAATTAGTTCAGCAATACCAAACAGAAGTCTTTGCTATCGGCGACGGAACTGCGGGACGCGAAACGGAACAGTTTATCAAGTCATTGCAACTGAACTTGCCTGTATTTTTAGTGAATGAAGACGGCGCATCTGTTTACTCCGCTTCGGAAACGGCGCGTGAAGAATTTCCCGATTACGATGTTACGGTTCGCGGCTCGGTAAGCATCGGCAGAAGATTGATGGATCCTTTGGCGGAGTTGGTAAAAATCGACCCGAAAAGCATCGGCGTGGGACAGTATCAGCACGATGTAAATCAATTCCGTTTGAAAGAAAAATTAGACCAAACTGTGGTAAGTTGTGTGAATGCAGTTGGTGTCAATCTGAATACGGCGAGCAAACATTTATTGAGCTATGTGAGCGGCATCGGTCCTTCGCTGGCAGAAAATATTATCAAGCAAAGAAGTGAACTCGGCAGGTTTGAAACGCGGGAACAATTATTAAAAGTTCCTCGTTTGGGCGGAAAAGCATTCGAGCAATGCGCAGGATTTTTAAGAATTAAAAACGGAACAAATCCTTTGGACGAAAGCGCCGTGCATCCCGAAGCATACAAAGTGGTTGAACAAATGGCAAGCGATTTGTCGGTTGATATAAAAGCGTTAATCGGCAATGAAAAATTAATCAATGAAATTCCTGTCAAGAAATATGTTTCCGAAAGTTTCGGCGAGCATACAATTAAAGATATTCTCAACGAGTTGAAGAAACCCGGACTTGACCCACGCAGCGAACTGGAGCAATTTGAATACGCAAATATTTATAAAATTGAAGACGTTTCCGTTGGTATGATTGTTCCCGGAATTGTTACGAACATCACGCGGTTCGGGGCTTTCGTGGATATTGGCGTAAAGCAGGACGGATTGGTTCACGTTTCAGAAATTTCGCATCAATACATTACCGACCCGAATGAAGCATTAAAGCTGAACGATAAAGTGCAGGTAAAAGTTCTGGAAGTCGATATTAATCGCAAACGCATTGCATTGTCGATTAAACAGGCGAATGAAAATGCCACGCCGCAAAAAAGAGGCGGCAATCATCAGCATAAAAAACAAGCTCCGCAACAAGATGTTTCATCTATGAACATGAATGACGCGCTGAGTTTGTTGAAGAAGAAATTCGGGAAATAA
- the uvrC gene encoding excinuclease ABC subunit UvrC: protein MTSQEFQQISHTIPNHPGIYKYFDDAGTLIYVGKAKHLRKRVSSYFNKTVSNFKTYELVQRIARIEFTIVDTEQDAFLLENSLIKQFQPKYNIMLKDDKTYPFIVIKKEPFPRVFLTRRKLKDGSEYIGPFTAVWRVREILDFIKENIPLRTCKLNLTKYNIERGKFKVCLEYHLGNCKGPCEGFQSEEDYAESIQQIRQIVKGNLSPLMNHFKKEMQDFAANLQFEKAELIRQKIVALESYQSKSVIVSAHLGNLDVFSISKEHETAYVNYLMVENGTIIHTHTVELQAQIEETEEDILLFAIANLREQFNSFSKEIIVSKPIEFPDNSITITIPKGGDKKKLLELSEKNVNYFKEELRKKKMLRLEEQTENDKQKVLKQLQEDLSLPALPAHIECFDNSNFQGSYPVSAMVCFKNGVPSKKDYRHFNVKTVEGINDFATMKEAVHRRYSRLQREEKPLPQLVIIDGGKGQLSSAMEAIKELSLVGKMTVVGLAKNEEEIFFPGDSQSLKLSWDSESLKLVRRIRDEVHHFGITFHRDKRSKGTFKNELEEITGIGKATAEQLLKRFRSINQIKQLTERELTAEIGGSKAQKVWKYFHEE from the coding sequence ATGACGTCTCAGGAATTTCAACAAATCTCACACACGATTCCCAATCATCCGGGCATTTATAAATATTTTGACGATGCAGGCACACTTATTTACGTGGGCAAGGCAAAGCATTTGCGCAAGCGCGTAAGTTCGTACTTCAACAAGACCGTGAGCAATTTTAAAACGTATGAATTGGTTCAACGTATTGCACGCATTGAGTTCACGATTGTGGACACGGAACAAGACGCTTTTCTGTTGGAAAATTCTTTAATCAAACAATTCCAACCGAAGTACAACATCATGCTGAAAGACGATAAAACTTATCCTTTCATCGTCATCAAAAAAGAACCTTTCCCACGCGTGTTCCTCACAAGAAGAAAACTGAAAGACGGCTCGGAATATATCGGTCCGTTTACGGCTGTATGGCGTGTGCGCGAGATTCTTGATTTTATAAAAGAGAACATTCCGTTGCGCACTTGCAAATTGAATTTGACAAAATATAATATCGAACGCGGCAAGTTTAAAGTGTGTTTGGAATATCATTTGGGAAATTGTAAAGGTCCGTGCGAAGGCTTTCAAAGCGAAGAAGATTATGCAGAATCCATTCAGCAAATCCGGCAAATTGTGAAAGGAAATTTGTCGCCGTTGATGAATCATTTTAAAAAAGAAATGCAAGACTTTGCAGCCAATTTACAATTTGAAAAAGCCGAATTAATCAGGCAGAAAATTGTTGCATTAGAAAGTTATCAGTCGAAGTCTGTAATTGTGAGCGCGCATCTTGGAAACCTTGACGTATTCAGCATTTCAAAGGAACACGAAACGGCTTATGTAAATTATTTAATGGTCGAAAACGGGACAATCATTCATACACACACAGTAGAATTACAAGCACAAATCGAAGAAACAGAAGAAGATATTTTGTTGTTTGCTATCGCAAATTTGCGCGAGCAGTTCAATAGTTTTTCAAAAGAAATTATTGTTTCAAAACCAATTGAATTTCCCGATAACTCAATAACCATCACAATTCCGAAAGGCGGCGATAAAAAGAAGTTGCTGGAACTGTCGGAAAAAAACGTGAATTATTTTAAAGAAGAATTGCGCAAGAAAAAAATGTTGCGCCTGGAAGAGCAAACCGAAAACGATAAACAAAAAGTACTGAAACAGTTGCAGGAAGATTTGTCTTTACCTGCATTACCTGCACATATCGAATGTTTTGACAATTCAAATTTCCAAGGTTCATATCCTGTGTCGGCGATGGTTTGTTTTAAAAACGGCGTGCCGAGCAAAAAAGATTATCGTCATTTCAATGTGAAAACTGTTGAAGGCATCAATGACTTTGCAACCATGAAAGAAGCTGTACATCGGCGTTACAGCCGACTGCAACGCGAAGAAAAACCGCTTCCGCAACTCGTGATTATCGACGGTGGCAAAGGGCAATTGAGTTCTGCAATGGAAGCGATTAAGGAATTAAGCCTTGTCGGTAAAATGACCGTTGTGGGGCTTGCAAAAAATGAAGAAGAAATATTTTTTCCGGGCGACAGCCAATCTTTGAAACTTTCGTGGGACAGTGAATCATTAAAGCTCGTTCGCCGCATCCGCGACGAAGTACATCATTTTGGCATTACATTTCATCGTGATAAACGCTCGAAAGGAACTTTTAAAAATGAACTGGAAGAAATTACCGGTATCGGCAAAGCCACAGCAGAACAGTTGTTGAAGCGTTTCCGCTCCATCAACCAGATAAAGCAATTAACCGAAAGAGAATTGACCGCGGAAATCGGCGGCAGCAAAGCGCAAAAAGTGTGGAAGTATTTTCATGAGGAATAA